One Williamsia phyllosphaerae DNA segment encodes these proteins:
- a CDS encoding TetR/AcrR family transcriptional regulator, producing MTKATERAPRADALRNRDKLVTAARAVFAESGVDAPLDRIAADAGVGIGTLYRNFPSREALIEAVYRSQSEEIVANGRRFGETLPPDDALVAVFGEYLRTAASKRGMKEVILAELGAEAPVFVDSRAASQEMIGTILTAGQEQGTFRSDVTAADVFRLIGGLSMTCHPNMAPADSAPIVRVVIDGLRRVG from the coding sequence GTGACCAAGGCCACCGAGCGAGCACCGCGCGCCGATGCCCTCCGCAACCGCGACAAGCTGGTCACAGCCGCGCGGGCGGTTTTCGCCGAGTCGGGCGTCGATGCTCCGCTCGATCGGATCGCCGCAGACGCCGGCGTCGGAATCGGCACGCTCTATCGCAACTTCCCCAGCCGCGAGGCACTCATCGAGGCCGTCTACCGCAGCCAGTCCGAGGAGATCGTGGCCAACGGACGACGGTTCGGTGAGACCCTGCCGCCCGATGACGCGCTGGTCGCGGTGTTCGGCGAGTACCTGCGGACCGCCGCGTCCAAGCGGGGCATGAAAGAGGTCATCCTGGCCGAACTCGGCGCCGAGGCGCCGGTGTTCGTCGACTCACGCGCGGCGTCGCAGGAGATGATCGGCACGATCCTCACCGCCGGCCAGGAGCAGGGGACGTTCCGGTCGGACGTCACCGCGGCCGACGTCTTCCGTCTCATCGGCGGACTGTCGATGACGTGCCACCCGAACATGGCCCCGGCCGACAGCGCGCCGATCGTCCGCGTCGTCATCGACGGGCTACGCCGCGTCGGCTGA
- a CDS encoding acyl-CoA dehydrogenase family protein encodes MSTHTEPRDTSAVGKNPQKTNAIGAAMRVLSVLAGSDIAERFGLREPINRVAFQGTKSGFQTLGAATRAFKAVQGGGSPKRLSTPGKDYFNIAPDDEQKMIADTAREFSEEILRPAAHDADEAAVAPVELLTRFAELGITTINVPEEFDGAATERGVVTNGLVAEAMAFGDMGLALPLLAPSGVATTLTQYGSDAQQKTYLPDYAGEQVPQSAVVIAEPRALFDAFDIKTRATRSPSGYKLDGVKSFVPAAGSSELFIVGAQLDGRPALFIVESDSDGLVVEADPGMGVRAAGMGRLLLNGVSVPKSALLGEEEGEAAFAAYRDVVRLSRLGWSSLAVGTSQAVLDYVVPYVNDRVAFGEPVSNRQGVAFPVAVMATELDALRLVTQRGTSRAEQGLSFAREAALARKLVSDKGMQIGSDGVQLLGGHGFTKEHPVERWYRDLRAASIGEGIVVL; translated from the coding sequence ATGTCCACACACACCGAGCCTCGCGACACCTCCGCGGTCGGCAAGAACCCCCAGAAGACGAACGCGATCGGCGCCGCGATGCGGGTCCTCTCGGTTCTGGCCGGGTCTGACATCGCCGAACGCTTCGGTCTCCGCGAGCCGATCAACCGTGTCGCCTTCCAGGGCACCAAGAGTGGATTCCAGACCCTCGGCGCCGCAACCCGCGCGTTCAAGGCGGTCCAGGGTGGCGGTTCACCCAAGCGACTGAGCACGCCGGGCAAGGACTACTTCAACATCGCGCCCGACGATGAGCAGAAGATGATCGCCGACACCGCGCGCGAGTTCTCCGAGGAGATCCTCCGCCCGGCCGCGCACGACGCCGATGAGGCCGCGGTGGCTCCCGTGGAGCTGCTGACCCGCTTCGCCGAGCTCGGCATCACCACCATCAACGTCCCCGAGGAGTTCGACGGCGCGGCCACCGAGCGCGGCGTGGTCACCAACGGTCTCGTGGCCGAGGCCATGGCCTTCGGCGACATGGGGTTGGCCCTCCCGCTGCTCGCACCCAGCGGTGTCGCGACCACGCTCACCCAGTACGGCAGCGACGCACAGCAGAAGACCTACCTCCCGGATTACGCCGGCGAGCAGGTCCCGCAGTCGGCTGTCGTCATCGCCGAGCCGCGCGCGCTGTTCGACGCTTTCGACATCAAGACCCGAGCGACCCGTTCCCCGAGCGGCTACAAGCTCGACGGCGTGAAGTCGTTCGTCCCGGCCGCCGGGTCGTCGGAACTGTTCATCGTCGGCGCGCAGCTCGACGGACGTCCCGCACTGTTCATCGTGGAGTCCGACTCCGACGGACTGGTCGTCGAGGCCGACCCCGGCATGGGCGTCCGCGCCGCCGGTATGGGTCGTCTGCTCCTCAACGGGGTGTCGGTTCCCAAGTCGGCGTTGCTCGGCGAGGAGGAGGGCGAAGCCGCCTTCGCCGCCTACCGCGACGTCGTCCGACTGTCCCGACTCGGCTGGTCTTCGCTGGCCGTGGGTACCTCACAGGCCGTGCTCGACTACGTCGTCCCCTACGTCAACGACCGCGTCGCCTTCGGTGAGCCGGTCTCCAACCGTCAGGGCGTGGCGTTCCCGGTCGCCGTGATGGCCACCGAGCTCGACGCCCTGCGCCTGGTCACCCAGCGCGGTACGTCGCGCGCCGAGCAGGGTCTCTCCTTCGCCCGCGAGGCCGCACTGGCCCGGAAACTGGTCTCCGACAAGGGCATGCAGATCGGTTCCGACGGAGTGCAGCTCCTCGGCGGACACGGCTTCACCAAGGAGCACCCCGTCGAGCGGTGGTACCGCGACCTGCGCGCGGCCTCCATCGGCGAGGGCATCGTCGTCCTGTAA
- the hisN gene encoding histidinol-phosphatase — translation MSASVSDLQLALTMADRADAITRARFGAIDLEVSSKPDLTPVSDADLATETELRAVLSEHRPDDAVLGEEFGGSPLLTGRQWVIDPIDGTKNFVRGVPVWATLISLLVDGTPVLGVVSAPALSRRWWAESGSGAWAQVNGANARRVRVSGVDSIDAASLAFSSLSGWGDLGVRGQFIALTDEVWRVRGYGDFYNYCLVAEGAVDIAAEPEVSLWDLAAVDILVREAGGVFTDLGGTGGPHGGSAIASNGLLHDAVVAALA, via the coding sequence ATGTCCGCCTCGGTTTCCGATCTGCAGCTCGCATTGACGATGGCTGATCGCGCCGACGCGATCACCCGCGCCCGGTTCGGCGCGATCGATCTCGAGGTGTCGTCGAAACCCGATCTCACCCCGGTTTCCGACGCCGACCTCGCCACCGAGACCGAGCTGCGCGCGGTCCTGTCGGAGCACCGACCCGACGACGCCGTGCTCGGCGAGGAGTTCGGCGGGTCGCCTCTGCTGACGGGCCGGCAGTGGGTCATCGATCCGATCGACGGGACCAAGAACTTCGTACGCGGCGTCCCCGTGTGGGCGACGCTCATCAGCCTGCTCGTCGACGGCACCCCGGTTCTCGGCGTGGTGTCGGCGCCGGCGCTGTCCCGTCGGTGGTGGGCCGAGTCGGGCTCCGGCGCCTGGGCGCAGGTGAACGGGGCGAACGCGCGCCGAGTGCGTGTCTCGGGGGTCGACTCCATCGACGCTGCGAGCCTGGCGTTCTCGAGCCTGAGCGGCTGGGGGGATCTCGGTGTCCGCGGTCAGTTCATCGCGCTCACCGACGAGGTGTGGCGGGTGCGCGGATACGGCGACTTCTACAACTACTGCCTCGTCGCCGAGGGGGCGGTGGACATCGCCGCCGAACCCGAGGTGTCGCTGTGGGATCTGGCCGCTGTCGACATCCTCGTGCGCGAGGCCGGCGGGGTGTTCACCGACCTCGGCGGAACGGGCGGCCCGCACGGCGGCAGTGCCATCGCCAGCAACGGTCTGTTGCACGACGCGGTGGTCGCCGCCCTGGCCTGA
- a CDS encoding acyl-CoA dehydrogenase family protein, producing the protein MAINLELPKKLLVTVDQAHQAAANIFRPVSRKYDQREHDYPIELDTLASLYDGLTETGQAGAGADGGRAQPEKTLPKGAVANGGNMQACLNVLETSWGDVGLVLSMPFQGLGNAAISAVATDEQLKSFGKVWAAMAITEPGFGSDSAAVSTTAVLDGDDYIINGEKIYVTAGSRATHIVVWATVDKSAGRAAIKSFVVPREHPGVTIERLEHKLGIKVSDTAQIRFENCRIPKENLLGSPEVDTKKGFGGVMQTFDNTRPMVAAMAVGVTRAALEEIRRLLEEAGVEIDYDKPAHTQHAAAAEFIRLESDYEGAYLLMLRAAWMADNKQPNSKEASMSKAKAGRTVVDVSTRAVELAGTLGYSEHLLLEKWARDSKILDIFEGTQQIQNLVIARRVLNKSSAELK; encoded by the coding sequence ATGGCAATCAATCTGGAACTGCCCAAGAAGCTCCTGGTGACCGTCGATCAGGCGCACCAGGCGGCGGCGAACATCTTCCGGCCCGTCTCACGCAAGTACGACCAGCGTGAGCACGACTACCCCATCGAACTCGACACCCTCGCCAGCCTCTACGACGGTCTGACCGAGACCGGTCAGGCGGGCGCCGGCGCCGACGGCGGTCGCGCACAGCCCGAAAAGACACTTCCCAAGGGCGCTGTCGCCAACGGCGGCAACATGCAGGCCTGCCTCAACGTCCTCGAGACGTCTTGGGGCGACGTGGGTCTCGTGCTCAGCATGCCGTTCCAGGGACTGGGCAACGCGGCGATCTCCGCGGTCGCGACCGATGAGCAGCTCAAGAGCTTCGGCAAGGTGTGGGCCGCGATGGCCATCACCGAGCCCGGCTTCGGTTCCGACTCGGCGGCGGTCTCGACCACCGCTGTGCTCGACGGCGACGACTACATCATCAACGGCGAGAAGATCTACGTGACGGCCGGTTCGCGAGCCACCCACATCGTGGTGTGGGCGACCGTGGACAAGAGCGCGGGCCGCGCCGCGATCAAGAGCTTCGTGGTCCCCCGTGAGCACCCCGGCGTGACCATCGAGCGTCTCGAGCACAAGCTGGGCATCAAGGTCTCCGACACCGCGCAGATCCGCTTCGAGAACTGCCGCATCCCGAAGGAGAATCTCCTCGGTTCGCCCGAGGTGGACACCAAGAAGGGGTTCGGCGGCGTCATGCAGACGTTCGACAACACCCGCCCGATGGTGGCCGCCATGGCCGTGGGTGTCACCCGTGCGGCACTCGAGGAGATCCGTCGTCTGCTCGAGGAGGCCGGGGTCGAGATCGACTACGACAAGCCTGCGCACACGCAGCACGCCGCGGCCGCGGAGTTCATCCGCCTGGAGTCCGACTACGAGGGCGCGTACCTGCTGATGCTGCGTGCCGCCTGGATGGCCGACAACAAGCAGCCGAACTCCAAGGAGGCGTCGATGTCGAAGGCCAAGGCCGGACGCACCGTCGTCGACGTCTCCACCCGCGCGGTGGAGCTCGCAGGCACGTTGGGCTACTCCGAGCACCTGCTCCTCGAGAAGTGGGCGCGTGACTCGAAGATCCTCGACATCTTCGAGGGCACCCAGCAGATCCAGAACCTGGTGATCGCCCGTCGCGTTCTGAACAAGAGCAGCGCCGAGCTGAAGTAG
- a CDS encoding DUF2752 domain-containing protein — protein MSSTRPTYAGGTVIAAAVVGATALTAAVVVPESMSTNGPILCPFRLVTGLPCPGCGLTRSWVAIGHGDLSNAFTYNAFGPLSMAFVASMVVLVAVVAITAPRRLSHIESILRHPVVWTVAGLWVAYGIARGIDAVANTGWFPPVS, from the coding sequence GTGAGTTCGACCCGCCCGACGTACGCGGGCGGAACGGTGATCGCGGCGGCGGTGGTCGGTGCCACGGCACTGACCGCCGCCGTCGTCGTCCCGGAGTCGATGAGCACGAACGGCCCCATCCTGTGTCCGTTCCGGCTGGTGACCGGACTGCCGTGCCCGGGCTGCGGTCTGACCCGCAGTTGGGTCGCGATCGGTCACGGGGATCTGTCGAACGCGTTCACCTACAACGCGTTCGGGCCGCTCAGCATGGCTTTCGTCGCGTCGATGGTGGTGCTCGTCGCCGTGGTCGCGATCACCGCGCCGCGCCGGTTGTCCCACATCGAATCGATCCTGCGACATCCGGTGGTGTGGACGGTCGCCGGGCTCTGGGTGGCCTACGGCATCGCCCGGGGGATCGACGCCGTCGCGAACACCGGGTGGTTCCCGCCGGTCAGCTGA
- a CDS encoding NINE protein — protein sequence MTQPSNMGKPVQPPQGPYTDTFYASFLGQEQGPLSYGDLQNLTRSGQVKPETQVRTATSSWFPVAQVPGLFSDKDWLTTVLISFFVGSLGVDRFWLGYTGLGVLKLVTCGGLGIWSLIDFILIILRKVPDSKGLPLK from the coding sequence ATGACGCAACCATCCAACATGGGAAAGCCTGTGCAACCTCCGCAGGGTCCCTACACCGACACGTTCTACGCATCGTTTCTCGGCCAGGAACAGGGCCCCCTGTCCTACGGCGATCTGCAGAACCTGACCCGCTCGGGTCAGGTCAAACCCGAGACCCAGGTCCGGACCGCGACGAGCAGCTGGTTCCCGGTCGCCCAGGTGCCGGGACTGTTCTCCGACAAGGACTGGCTGACGACGGTCCTGATCTCGTTCTTCGTCGGCAGTCTCGGCGTCGACCGGTTCTGGCTGGGCTACACCGGCCTGGGTGTCCTTAAGCTGGTGACATGTGGCGGACTCGGGATCTGGTCGTTGATCGATTTCATCCTGATCATCCTGCGCAAGGTGCCCGACTCGAAGGGTCTGCCCCTCAAGTGA
- a CDS encoding MBL fold metallo-hydrolase yields MRITHFGHSCLLVEIDGTTILFDPGTLSHGLAGITGLDAILVTHQHADHMDVDALPDLVAANPNAALYADPQTTQQLNDDDVAGRWTAANAGDEFTVGSVTARVTGGEHAIIHPDIPGIDNVAYLLGDAGQSAKFMHPGDSLFVPQEKVDVLATPAAAPWMKAGEGVDYLRAVAPRVAFPIHEAILSDAGVGFFNGLLENMKSDGTDFLVLPREDALDIS; encoded by the coding sequence ATGCGCATCACCCACTTCGGACATTCCTGTCTTCTGGTCGAAATCGACGGCACGACAATCCTGTTCGACCCCGGGACGCTGTCCCACGGGCTCGCCGGGATCACCGGACTCGACGCGATCCTGGTGACCCACCAGCACGCCGACCACATGGACGTCGACGCACTCCCCGACCTGGTGGCCGCCAACCCGAATGCCGCCCTCTACGCCGACCCGCAGACCACGCAGCAACTCAACGACGACGACGTGGCCGGGAGATGGACCGCGGCCAACGCCGGGGACGAGTTCACCGTGGGTTCGGTGACCGCTCGGGTGACCGGTGGCGAGCACGCGATCATCCACCCCGACATCCCCGGCATCGACAACGTCGCCTACCTGCTCGGCGACGCCGGCCAGTCGGCGAAGTTCATGCACCCCGGCGACTCACTGTTTGTGCCGCAGGAGAAGGTCGACGTCCTCGCGACCCCCGCGGCCGCTCCCTGGATGAAGGCCGGCGAGGGTGTGGACTACCTGCGTGCCGTGGCCCCGCGTGTCGCCTTCCCGATCCACGAGGCGATCCTGTCCGACGCCGGGGTGGGCTTCTTCAACGGCCTGCTCGAGAACATGAAGTCCGACGGGACCGACTTCCTCGTGCTGCCGCGCGAGGACGCCCTCGACATCAGCTGA
- a CDS encoding MFS transporter: MSFIHSVRETAASPRRWSNRLRDHLGTLVLISVLGCQLMVVVDATIVNVALPDIQRALGFSSTSLSWVLNAYTLTFGGLLLLGARMGDILGRRRTFLAGLALFVVASAAGGFATSGVELLAARALQGVGAAVAAPAALALLMTRFPEGRERNRALGLFTAVSIGGFSIGLVLGGALTQWLDWRWVLFVNVPIGILVLIAGAVSLPTTARSRKQFDLQGALYSTVGIGALVYGLVSAAERGWSSPTTLASLGVGVVLLVAFVLAESRAAQPITPLRLFASVPRASAYAGRLVMVAGFMGMMFFLTQFLQDVLGYGPLQTGLAYLPMTASTFLATQFSARYASVHFTARTLLLVGFGAAMAGMAWLTQIHQGSSYAELVGPMVLIGLGGGMSFLSLTTAALRGVAPEDAGAASGMVNTMQQLGGTLGLAILVTIFGSASRAAGGTELHAFTVGVQETFWASTILLAVGMVLMAITQGERRQPQAAPVDDPEMAAVGSEVV; this comes from the coding sequence ATGTCTTTCATCCATTCCGTCCGCGAGACGGCGGCGTCACCACGCCGTTGGTCGAACCGACTTCGAGACCATCTCGGCACCCTGGTGCTCATCAGCGTGCTCGGTTGCCAGCTGATGGTGGTCGTCGACGCCACCATCGTCAACGTTGCCCTGCCGGACATTCAACGGGCGCTTGGCTTCTCGTCGACATCGCTGTCGTGGGTGCTCAACGCCTACACCCTCACATTCGGCGGTTTGCTGCTGCTGGGTGCCCGCATGGGCGACATCCTCGGACGTCGTCGGACGTTCCTGGCCGGGCTGGCGCTGTTCGTGGTGGCATCCGCGGCGGGCGGGTTCGCCACCAGTGGCGTCGAACTCCTGGCCGCACGAGCCCTGCAGGGCGTGGGCGCCGCGGTCGCCGCACCGGCGGCACTGGCGTTGCTCATGACCCGCTTTCCCGAAGGGCGCGAGCGCAATCGAGCCCTGGGTCTGTTCACGGCGGTGTCCATCGGCGGCTTCTCGATCGGCCTGGTGCTCGGCGGGGCGCTCACCCAGTGGCTGGACTGGCGCTGGGTCCTGTTCGTCAACGTCCCCATCGGCATCCTGGTCCTGATCGCCGGCGCGGTGTCGCTGCCGACGACCGCCCGCAGCCGCAAACAGTTCGACCTCCAGGGTGCGCTGTACTCGACGGTCGGGATCGGTGCGCTCGTCTACGGACTGGTCAGTGCGGCCGAGCGCGGCTGGTCCTCGCCGACGACGTTGGCGTCGCTGGGTGTCGGGGTGGTGCTGCTCGTGGCCTTCGTGCTCGCCGAGAGTCGTGCGGCACAACCGATCACGCCGTTGCGGTTGTTCGCCAGCGTTCCCCGTGCGTCGGCCTACGCCGGGCGTCTGGTGATGGTGGCCGGGTTCATGGGCATGATGTTCTTCCTGACGCAGTTCCTGCAGGACGTCCTCGGGTACGGACCGTTGCAGACCGGTCTGGCCTACCTGCCGATGACCGCGTCGACGTTCCTCGCGACGCAGTTCTCCGCGCGCTACGCCTCGGTCCACTTCACCGCGCGGACGCTGCTGCTCGTCGGGTTCGGCGCCGCGATGGCGGGGATGGCGTGGCTGACCCAGATCCACCAGGGGTCGAGCTATGCCGAGCTCGTGGGACCGATGGTGCTGATCGGACTCGGCGGCGGGATGTCCTTCCTGTCGTTGACCACCGCCGCGCTGCGGGGTGTCGCACCCGAGGACGCCGGTGCGGCGTCGGGGATGGTCAACACGATGCAGCAGCTCGGTGGGACGCTGGGGCTGGCGATCCTGGTGACGATCTTCGGATCGGCCAGCAGGGCGGCCGGGGGCACCGAGCTGCATGCGTTCACCGTCGGCGTGCAGGAGACCTTCTGGGCCTCGACGATCCTGCTGGCGGTGGGGATGGTGCTGATGGCGATCACCCAGGGCGAGCGCAGGCAACCGCAGGCCGCGCCCGTGGATGACCCGGAGATGGCCGCGGTGGGCTCCGAGGTGGTCTGA
- a CDS encoding mechanosensitive ion channel family protein, which produces MHHTVYYTAWTPAGTGDLIRTLSLRGLPIILLVLAALIATRVIQWATARITGRIDQGFKNSDELVRSESEKHRHSVAQVISWVAIVIVYLVVAFNIIRLLNVPITGFVAPATVLGAALGFGAQRIVQDLLSGFFIITEKQYGFGDVVELAVAGGIPPAEGTVEDVTLRVTKIRSSDGEVITVPNGQIVKAINLSKDWARSVVDIPLPAGADISRVNEILSRIGEQTFADPRMRPLLLDAPTPMGVTDMEIDEVTVRIVARTLPGKQFEVSRDLRSRIVRAFGRAGISLAPGETIQTGAMGAPAQAESNR; this is translated from the coding sequence GTGCACCACACCGTCTACTACACGGCCTGGACACCGGCGGGCACCGGCGATCTCATCCGGACGCTGTCGTTGCGCGGCCTGCCGATCATCCTGTTGGTCCTCGCTGCGCTGATCGCGACACGGGTGATCCAGTGGGCCACCGCACGCATCACCGGCCGTATCGATCAGGGCTTCAAGAACAGCGACGAACTCGTCCGGTCGGAGTCGGAGAAGCATCGCCACTCGGTCGCGCAGGTGATCTCCTGGGTGGCCATCGTCATCGTCTACCTCGTCGTGGCCTTCAACATCATCCGATTGCTCAACGTCCCGATCACCGGCTTCGTGGCGCCGGCCACGGTTCTCGGTGCCGCCCTGGGTTTCGGTGCACAACGCATCGTGCAGGATCTGCTGTCCGGGTTCTTCATCATCACCGAGAAGCAGTACGGCTTCGGTGACGTGGTCGAACTGGCGGTCGCGGGCGGGATCCCGCCCGCCGAGGGCACCGTCGAGGATGTCACGTTGCGGGTCACCAAGATCCGTTCCTCCGACGGCGAGGTGATCACGGTGCCCAACGGGCAGATCGTGAAGGCGATCAATCTGTCCAAGGACTGGGCCCGATCGGTGGTGGACATCCCGCTGCCGGCGGGAGCCGACATCAGCCGGGTCAACGAGATCCTGAGCAGGATCGGTGAACAGACCTTCGCCGATCCCCGGATGCGTCCGCTGCTTCTCGACGCACCCACCCCGATGGGGGTCACCGACATGGAGATCGACGAGGTCACCGTCCGCATCGTTGCGCGCACCCTGCCAGGCAAACAGTTCGAGGTGAGCCGTGACCTGCGCTCGCGGATCGTGCGGGCGTTCGGGCGTGCGGGCATCTCGCTGGCCCCCGGAGAAACCATCCAGACCGGGGCCATGGG
- the prfB gene encoding peptide chain release factor 2, translating to MHPDIAADLESLDTTLTTVEKVLDLEELSRRISELEHQAADPELWNDQEHAQQVTSELSHTQTEFRRVSELRQRLDDLPVHYELADAEEGDDQVSALADADAERASLRTDIEAMEVKTMLGGEYDARDALVNIRSGAGGIDAADWAEMLMRMYIRWAEKHGYGVEVYDTSYAEEAGLKSATFAVKAPYMYGTLSIEMGTHRLVRISPFDNQGRRQTSFAEVEVLPVVETTDHIDIDENDLRVDVYRSSGPGGQSVNTTDSAVRLTHVPTGIVVTCQNEKSQLQNKVAAMKVLQAKLLEVKRKEERAEMDALKGDGGSSWGNQMRSYVLHPYQMVKDLRTEYEVNNPTAVLDGDLDGFIESGIRWRMAAQNT from the coding sequence GTGCATCCCGACATAGCCGCAGACCTCGAATCGCTCGACACCACTCTCACGACCGTGGAGAAGGTGCTCGACCTCGAGGAGCTGTCCCGGCGGATCAGCGAGCTCGAGCACCAGGCCGCCGACCCCGAGCTCTGGAACGACCAGGAGCACGCCCAGCAGGTCACCAGCGAGCTCTCCCACACGCAGACCGAGTTCCGGCGGGTCAGCGAACTGCGTCAGCGTCTCGACGACCTGCCGGTCCACTACGAGCTCGCCGACGCCGAGGAGGGAGACGACCAGGTCTCCGCTCTGGCCGACGCCGACGCCGAGCGCGCGTCGTTACGCACCGACATCGAGGCGATGGAGGTCAAGACGATGCTGGGCGGCGAGTACGACGCCCGCGACGCGCTGGTCAACATCCGCTCGGGCGCGGGTGGTATCGACGCCGCCGACTGGGCCGAGATGCTGATGCGCATGTACATCCGGTGGGCCGAGAAGCACGGCTACGGCGTCGAGGTCTACGACACGTCCTACGCCGAGGAGGCCGGCCTCAAGAGCGCGACGTTCGCGGTCAAGGCGCCCTACATGTACGGCACCCTGTCGATCGAGATGGGCACCCACCGCCTGGTCCGGATCAGCCCGTTCGACAACCAGGGCCGTCGCCAGACCTCATTCGCCGAGGTGGAGGTGCTGCCGGTGGTCGAGACCACCGACCACATCGACATCGACGAGAACGACCTGCGCGTCGACGTCTACCGGTCGTCGGGGCCCGGTGGACAGTCGGTCAACACCACCGACTCCGCGGTTCGGTTGACCCATGTGCCCACGGGCATCGTGGTCACCTGCCAGAACGAGAAGAGCCAGCTGCAGAACAAGGTCGCCGCGATGAAGGTGCTCCAGGCCAAGCTGCTCGAGGTCAAGCGCAAGGAGGAGCGGGCCGAGATGGACGCCCTCAAGGGCGACGGCGGCTCGAGTTGGGGCAACCAGATGCGCTCCTACGTCCTGCACCCCTACCAGATGGTGAAGGATCTGCGGACCGAGTACGAGGTCAACAACCCGACCGCTGTCCTCGACGGCGATCTCGACGGTTTCATCGAGTCCGGGATCCGCTGGCGGATGGCCGCCCAGAACACCTAG